Proteins encoded by one window of Geobacter sp. DSM 9736:
- a CDS encoding DUF2156 domain-containing protein — MISIPRYPDSRELDLGDKELFDPLLADFQPRISELTFANLYLFRKAHSYSVSRLGEAVIVRGRGYGGDEYVLPPLGADRRGGLKALLDEGVAVYGVDERMLAEELVYEGLEPVEDRDDFDYLYLRSDLAELPGNRFHKKKNRINYFLNRHECKIERYTASFAEGCGRLLQEWRRVRQEVESPSFIMEVEAAMEALQLAERLRLEGVVALVGGEVKGFALGEQLSRDTSVCHFEKADPFLEGLYQLVNREFCRLLFTHCTFVNREQDLGEQNLREAKLSYHPVELVKKYKVRKRR, encoded by the coding sequence ATGATCAGCATACCGCGGTATCCCGACTCGCGGGAACTGGATCTCGGCGACAAGGAACTGTTCGACCCTCTCCTCGCCGATTTCCAGCCGCGAATTTCCGAGCTTACCTTCGCCAACCTGTATCTCTTCCGCAAAGCCCACAGTTACTCGGTTTCCCGGCTGGGAGAAGCGGTTATCGTTCGGGGGAGGGGGTATGGGGGGGATGAGTACGTGCTTCCTCCCCTCGGCGCAGACCGGCGGGGGGGGCTGAAAGCACTGCTGGATGAAGGTGTCGCGGTGTACGGCGTCGACGAGAGGATGCTGGCTGAGGAACTTGTCTATGAAGGTCTGGAACCGGTGGAGGACCGCGACGATTTCGATTACCTATACCTGCGGTCCGATCTGGCGGAGCTGCCGGGTAACAGGTTCCACAAGAAGAAGAATCGCATCAACTATTTCCTCAACCGGCACGAGTGCAAGATCGAACGTTACACAGCTTCCTTTGCGGAAGGATGCGGCCGGCTTCTGCAGGAATGGCGCAGGGTAAGGCAGGAGGTCGAAAGCCCCTCCTTCATCATGGAGGTGGAGGCGGCGATGGAAGCGCTTCAACTGGCCGAGAGACTGCGGCTCGAAGGTGTCGTGGCCCTCGTGGGGGGGGAGGTAAAGGGGTTCGCCCTGGGGGAACAGCTTAGCCGGGATACCTCCGTCTGCCACTTCGAAAAAGCCGATCCATTTCTTGAAGGGCTCTATCAGCTCGTCAACCGGGAATTCTGCCGGCTCCTTTTCACGCATTGCACCTTCGTCAACCGGGAGCAGGACCTGGGGGAGCAGAACCTGCGCGAAGCCAAGCTGTCGTACCATCCGGTGGAGCTCGTCAAGAAATACAAGGTGAGGAAGCGACGGTAG
- a CDS encoding Crp/Fnr family transcriptional regulator: MPTNRTPNRLQARDIIRAIPFFRDLPEAEFDEIERVIIRKRIARNQIVLFEEDTGNFMYIIFSGRVRVVHLSDDGKEQILAIHKRGEYFGEMSLFDGKTSPATVISMEETEVGLLAKPDFQRIVYRNATALHHFIGMLCDRLRESWLMLKIMSFADAEQRVRAVLKNMGALYGTKEQQGVILALKLTHRDIANYASVSRETASRLLSKFVKSGEIEILRNKFILLKSRFLDNLHAL, from the coding sequence ATGCCGACTAACAGGACACCAAACAGGCTGCAGGCCCGGGACATCATTCGAGCGATCCCTTTTTTTCGCGACCTTCCGGAAGCGGAATTCGATGAGATCGAACGTGTGATTATCAGGAAGAGAATCGCACGCAACCAGATCGTCCTCTTCGAGGAGGACACCGGCAACTTCATGTATATCATCTTCTCCGGCCGGGTCCGCGTAGTCCATTTAAGCGACGACGGAAAGGAGCAGATCCTGGCAATCCACAAAAGGGGGGAATACTTCGGCGAGATGTCCCTCTTCGACGGCAAGACCTCCCCCGCCACCGTCATCTCGATGGAGGAAACAGAGGTAGGGCTTCTTGCAAAACCTGACTTCCAGCGCATAGTCTACCGTAACGCGACCGCCCTCCACCACTTCATCGGAATGCTCTGCGACCGGCTGCGGGAGTCGTGGCTCATGCTCAAGATAATGAGTTTCGCCGACGCCGAGCAGCGCGTAAGGGCGGTTCTCAAGAACATGGGCGCCCTCTACGGCACCAAGGAACAACAGGGGGTGATACTCGCCCTGAAACTCACCCACCGTGACATCGCAAATTACGCCTCCGTCTCCCGGGAAACCGCCAGCCGCCTCCTCAGCAAATTCGTAAAATCGGGAGAGATAGAAATCCTCCGCAACAAGTTCATCCTCCTCAAGTCCCGTTTCCTCGACAATCTCCACGCATTGTGA